From Pseudomonas hormoni:
ATCAGCTTCGTGTTCTTCGTCACCTCGGCCGATTCCGGCACCGTGGTGCTGTCGACGCTCTCGGCCAAGGGCGGCAACCCGGATGAAGACGGGCCGAAATGGCTGCGGGTGTTCTGGGGCGCGATGACGGCGCTGGTAACCAGTGCGCTGCTGTTCTCCGGCAGCATCGACGCGCTGAAGTCGGCGGTGGTGCTGACCTCATTGCCGTTCTCGATGATTTTGTTGTTGATGATGTGGGGGCTGCACAAGGCGTTTTATCTGGAGTCGCAGAAGCAGATCGCGCAGTTGCATTCCCTGGCGCCGGTGTCCGGTTCCCGGCGTGGCGGATGGCGACAACGCTTGAGTCAGGCGGTGCATTTTCCGTCACGGGATGAGGTCTATCGCTTCCTCGACACGACGGTGCGCCCGGCGATTGAAGAAGTGACGGCGGTGTTCGTCGAAAAGGGTTTGCACGTGGTGGCTCAACCCGATCCGGCGAATGACAGCGTCAGCCTGGAAATCGGTCACGGCGAGCAGCATCCATTCATCTATCAGGTGCAGATGCGCGGCTACTTCACGCCGTCCTTCGCCCGTGGCGGCATGGGTTCCAAGGAACTCAACAACCGTCGTTATTACCGGGCCGAAGTGCATTTGAGCGAGGGCAGTCAGGACTACGATCTGGTGGGTTACACCAAGGAGCAGGTCATCAACGACATCCTCGATCAGTACGAGCGGCACATGCAGTTCTTGCATTTGGTGCGTTGAAGTCAGGTCTCGCTGCTCAACGCCATGAACAGCACCAGCGCCGCCACCGGCACGCCAAACACCACACTGCCGACCACGAGCTCCGTCGTCAGGGACTGGCCGGCAGTGACCACGCCGATGGCGCCGTTGATCATCGTCAGGGCCAGCCACAGTACGATGAAGCTGTAGGTCAGGGTCTGCCGACCGAAGCCGATTTTCTCGCCGATGAACAGCATCAGCGCCAGGAGGACCAGGCCGAAGAAGATGATGATGGTGGTGTGCATGGTGTGTTCCTCCCTTCAGATGCGCTTCGCCTGAGCGGCCGTCTTCGCGGGCAAGCCTTGCTCCTACAGGTGCTATGTCGTTCACGGATTCATGTCCGACACAGTACCTGTAGGAGCGAGGCTTGCCCGCGAAGGTGGTCTGACTGTTTCACCCTACACATCGAGCATAGTTAAACCAACCCGCCATTGACCCGCAGGATTTGCCCGTTGACCCATGCCGAATCAGGGCCGACGAGGAAGGACACCACGCGGGAGATGTCTTCCGGCTGAGCAAGGCGTTCCAGCGGCGGCATCTTGGCGAAGGTCTGAATCTGTTCTTCGCTCTTGCCATGCAGGAACAGGTCGGTCGCCACCGGGCCTGGAGCCACAGCGTTGACGGTGATGTTGCGACCGCGCATTTCCTTGGCGAACACCTGAGTCAGGGATTCCACCGCCGCTTTGCTGGCGATGTATACCGCGTAACCCGGCAAGTTCATGCCGACCGTACTGCTGGAGAAGTTGATGATCCGCCCGCCAGCGTTCAGGCGCGTCGCCGCTTCACGCAATGTATTGAACGTGCCGCGAGCGTGGATATTGAAGTTCTGGTCGAACAGTTCGTCCGTGTGCTGCGCCAGCGGCATCACTTTGAGAATGCCGGCGTTGTTGATCAACACATCGACTTTGCCCAGCTGCGTTTCGGCTTCATCGAACATCCGGCGCACGTCGTCGGCATTGGCCACGTCAGCCTTGATCGCTATGGCTTGATGGCCGGCCTGACGCAGTTCAACAACCAGCTTTGAGGCTTCAGTGGCGCTGCTGGCGTAGTTGATGGCGACGGCGAACCCTTCGCTGGCCAGTTGTCTGGCGATGACAGCGCCGATGCCGCGAGAGGCGCCGGTCACGATGGCAACTTTCGAAGTTTGAGTAGTCATGGCGGTGATTCCTTTGAAGGTGTGTGCTTGGGGTGAAGCCAGATTCACATGTTTACTCAGGCCGATAAATGCACGAGAGTTGCCTTGACTGTTCAATAATCGCCAACAATCGAAGGCCCGGAGCGCAGCGTGGATCAAGTCAAGGCAATGAAGGTTTTCGTGCGGATCTACGAGCGCAGCAGCTTCACCCTGGCCGCCGAAGACCTGAACCTGCCGCGGGCAACCCTGACCCACACGCTGAATCAGTTCGAAGCCTGGCTGGGCACGCGCTTACTGGAGCGCAGTACGCGCAAGGTGCGTCCGACGCTGGACGGCGAGGCTTACTACCTGCGTTGTGTGCAGTTGCTGGCGGAGCTGGAAGAAGCCGAACTGGCCTTTCGCAGCGTGGCGCCGAAGGGGCGATTGCGCGTGGATTTGCATGGCACCCTGGCCAAACACTTCGTGATCCCTGCGTTGCCG
This genomic window contains:
- a CDS encoding SDR family oxidoreductase, producing the protein MTTQTSKVAIVTGASRGIGAVIARQLASEGFAVAINYASSATEASKLVVELRQAGHQAIAIKADVANADDVRRMFDEAETQLGKVDVLINNAGILKVMPLAQHTDELFDQNFNIHARGTFNTLREAATRLNAGGRIINFSSSTVGMNLPGYAVYIASKAAVESLTQVFAKEMRGRNITVNAVAPGPVATDLFLHGKSEEQIQTFAKMPPLERLAQPEDISRVVSFLVGPDSAWVNGQILRVNGGLV